Genomic window (Actinomycetota bacterium):
GTTCGGCCGGCCGGGGAATGGACAGGGTGAGGGTAGCCAGGCGTCGGACGTCGCCTGGTGGCCGGGCCACCTCGGTCAGTCGGAGCCCGGGCCGGTGGCGATCACGCGTGGCTCAATTCAGCCGCAGCAGGCACCGCGGCGACGCCGGTCACCGCGGCTGCGACGGCCTGCGGGTCCGCCGGCGGAAGGTCGCCGCGCCAGGCGACGTGCAGATCCGGCCGGATCAGCAGCAGGTCGCGCTCGTACAGCTCCCGCACGTGAGCCTCGGCGATATCCAGCACGTCGAGCGGCGCACCGGTGGCCCGTACCGCCGCCTCCAGCGCCGAGGTGTCGTGCTGCGCCGCTCCCAGCCGCAGCAGCGTGAATCCGAGGCCGAGGCGATCCGCAACGGCTGTCCCGTCCGCAAGCCACACGTGCGGCAGCCGGACGCCGGGGAACGTCGAGGGCACGAAGGCCGTCGGCGACACGTCGGGCGAGTCACCGGACTCGTGACAGATCACCGGCGACTCGTCGTAGCAGTAGCCGAGTTCGGTCCCGACCATCTCGTGGACCAGCCGCTGCCGCACCGCCGCGGTGTCAGCGACCAACTGCCGGTTGTCCCGACCGGCAGGCGTGTTCTCCCAGAAGTCGGGGGTCGCCACGGAGCGCCAGTACTTCAGCCCATCGGCTGCGGCGCCGGCCGCATCTCGGTTACGGCGGCCCACCTTGCGGCGCTCCTGGTCGTAGCTGGCCAGCAAGCCGGGACCGGCCCAGCCCTGCACCGCTGCGGCCAGTTTCCACGCGAGGTTGTCCTGGTCGCCGATGCCGGTGTTCATACCCAGGCCACCGGTCGGGATGTACAGATGGTTGGCATCGCCGGCCAGGAAGACCCGGCCGTCGGCGTACTGCTCGGCGACCAGCAGGTGCTGCCACCACGAGCTGACGTGCAGCACCTCGAGTTCGACCGGCATCCCGAGGAAGTCGTGGACCAGACCAGCTGCGGTCTCCAGCGTCGGCTCGACGTGGTGAACGTTGAGCATGAAGTGCTTGAGGTCGTCCTGCACCACCATCACGCCACTCGGGCTGTAGTAGTGCCGGCCGTGGCCGGTCACGATGCGGTCGAACAAGTCCTCGCTGCGGAAGAAGATCTGGTGCACCGGGACGATGCGCCCACGACCCTCCAGCTTGATCC
Coding sequences:
- a CDS encoding FAD-dependent oxidoreductase, producing the protein MGESRTKDEALDADVIVVGAGPVGLSLALNLAQRGVRTAIFERKDAPAFLPKMERCNARSMEIFRRLNLADEIRAASRFRDIPMDVFIVTDLTEPPLVQLKYPSVTASIEATRQCRDASMPLEPYQLISQYTLEPLLKRHAEADDLIDVRYSSDVLSFEQDDDGVRVTVDVGQGRTQDFTARYLVGCDGGPSTVRKALGIKLEGRGRIVPVHQIFFRSEDLFDRIVTGHGRHYYSPSGVMVVQDDLKHFMLNVHHVEPTLETAAGLVHDFLGMPVELEVLHVSSWWQHLLVAEQYADGRVFLAGDANHLYIPTGGLGMNTGIGDQDNLAWKLAAAVQGWAGPGLLASYDQERRKVGRRNRDAAGAAADGLKYWRSVATPDFWENTPAGRDNRQLVADTAAVRQRLVHEMVGTELGYCYDESPVICHESGDSPDVSPTAFVPSTFPGVRLPHVWLADGTAVADRLGLGFTLLRLGAAQHDTSALEAAVRATGAPLDVLDIAEAHVRELYERDLLLIRPDLHVAWRGDLPPADPQAVAAAVTGVAAVPAAAELSHA